One genomic segment of Thermodesulfobacterium sp. TA1 includes these proteins:
- a CDS encoding menaquinone biosynthesis decarboxylase, translated as MKNFKDLQGFLEILEREKELIKVKEEISTELEITEITDRVCKAFGPALFFEKVKGHKIPVVTNLMGSYKRVCLALRVKDLDELGREVAEFIEVAKPGSLLDKLKLVPKLFRASNLFPKKVEKAPCQEIVWEGDKVDLYKLPVLKCWPKDGGPFITLPCVITKDPETGTYNVGMYRMQVFSKNETGMHWQIHKTGAKHHQKAEKRGERLPVAVAIGPDPAVIYAATAPLPEDIDEFLLAGFLRRSPVELVRCLTVPLEVPAESQIVLEGYVEPYERRLEGPFGDHTGYYTPQDYYPVFKVTCITFRKDAIYPATIVGKPPQEDCFLGKATERLFLPLLKKILPEIVDINLPWEGVFHNLAFVSIDKRYPGHAFKVASALWGLGQMMFTKIIVVVDKEVNVQDVSEVLFYMSGNVDPERDIMIVKGPVDALDHASPYPAYGSKMCIDATRKWKEEGYLREWPEEAAMVPEVKSKVEKVWKKIEEQIRRLK; from the coding sequence ATGAAAAATTTTAAAGATTTACAAGGTTTTTTAGAGATACTTGAAAGGGAAAAAGAACTGATCAAGGTTAAAGAAGAAATATCTACTGAACTGGAGATTACAGAGATCACCGATAGAGTGTGCAAGGCTTTTGGCCCAGCTCTTTTTTTTGAAAAGGTAAAAGGTCATAAAATCCCAGTAGTTACTAATCTGATGGGGAGTTATAAAAGAGTATGCTTAGCTTTAAGGGTAAAGGACCTTGATGAACTTGGAAGGGAAGTGGCTGAGTTTATAGAAGTGGCTAAACCAGGTTCTCTTTTAGATAAGTTAAAACTTGTGCCGAAGCTTTTCAGGGCTTCTAATCTTTTTCCTAAAAAGGTAGAAAAAGCACCTTGTCAGGAAATCGTATGGGAAGGCGACAAAGTAGACCTTTATAAACTTCCGGTGCTTAAATGTTGGCCTAAAGACGGCGGTCCTTTTATTACCCTTCCTTGTGTGATTACAAAAGATCCTGAAACCGGCACCTACAATGTAGGTATGTATAGAATGCAGGTTTTTAGTAAAAATGAAACAGGGATGCATTGGCAGATACATAAAACAGGTGCCAAACATCATCAGAAGGCAGAAAAAAGAGGAGAAAGATTACCGGTAGCAGTAGCCATAGGTCCTGACCCTGCAGTAATCTATGCCGCTACGGCTCCTTTACCTGAAGATATAGACGAATTCTTGTTGGCAGGTTTTTTAAGAAGGTCTCCTGTAGAGTTGGTTAGATGCCTTACTGTGCCTCTTGAAGTACCTGCAGAAAGTCAAATAGTCCTTGAAGGTTATGTAGAGCCTTATGAACGAAGGCTTGAAGGACCTTTTGGGGACCATACAGGTTATTATACCCCTCAAGATTATTATCCAGTTTTTAAGGTTACTTGTATTACCTTTAGAAAGGATGCTATTTATCCTGCTACTATCGTAGGAAAACCTCCTCAAGAAGATTGTTTTCTTGGAAAGGCAACAGAAAGATTGTTTTTACCTTTGCTAAAAAAAATACTCCCAGAGATAGTAGATATTAACCTTCCTTGGGAGGGAGTTTTTCATAATTTAGCCTTTGTTTCCATAGATAAAAGATATCCAGGACATGCCTTTAAGGTGGCTTCAGCTCTGTGGGGGCTTGGGCAGATGATGTTTACTAAAATTATCGTAGTGGTTGATAAAGAGGTAAACGTTCAAGATGTAAGCGAGGTTTTGTTTTATATGTCAGGAAATGTAGACCCAGAAAGGGATATAATGATAGTAAAGGGACCGGTTGATGCCTTAGACCATGCAAGTCCCTATCCAGCCTATGGGTCAAAGATGTGTATAGATGCCACCAGAAAATGGAAAGAAGAAGGTTATTTAAGGGAATGGCCTGAAGAAGCGGCGATGGTTCCAGAGGTTAAGTCTAAGGTAGAAAAGGTGTGGAAAAAAATCGAGGAACAGATAAGGAGGTTAAAATAG
- the purF gene encoding amidophosphoribosyltransferase, with translation MCGLFGIFGVEEAANYTYFGLYSLQHRGQESAGMAVYDGETIREWKALGLVSEVFNEQILQKLKGRIAIGHVRYSTTGSSVVQNAQPFCVNFAKKKIAIAHNGNLVNAYQIRCGLEEEGHIFQTTMDSEVIVHLIVRNLKKGLIEAISETMKKIKGAYSVLLLYEDTLVAFRDPWGFRPLALGMLNGGYVVASETCAFDLIGAQYLREVAPGEILVITQEGPQSYFPFKKEKFPKSHCVFEFIYFARPDSYIFGKMVYPVRKQLGKNLYKECPLEADFVMPFPDSGTYAAIGYSQASGVPLEFGMIRNHYIGRTFIQPSQRLRDLSVRMKLNPVRELIKNKEVVVIDDSLVRGTTSKNRFRGIKELGPKKVHFLLSCPPIRFPCFFGIDFPSRSELIAAKHSVEEIRKFLDIDTLYYLSIEGLVDALGDLRNKLCLACFTGEYPVEVDFNFKKDIAEG, from the coding sequence ATGTGTGGACTTTTTGGAATTTTTGGGGTAGAAGAAGCGGCTAATTATACCTATTTTGGGCTTTACTCACTTCAGCATCGAGGCCAAGAAAGCGCGGGTATGGCTGTTTATGACGGAGAAACCATTAGAGAGTGGAAAGCTTTGGGGTTGGTTAGTGAAGTTTTTAACGAGCAGATTTTACAAAAACTTAAGGGTAGGATAGCCATCGGACATGTTAGGTATTCCACCACCGGGTCAAGTGTGGTGCAAAACGCCCAGCCTTTTTGTGTAAACTTTGCCAAAAAAAAGATAGCTATAGCCCATAACGGAAACTTAGTAAATGCCTATCAGATTAGATGTGGTTTAGAAGAAGAAGGACACATCTTTCAGACTACGATGGACAGTGAAGTGATTGTCCATCTTATAGTAAGAAACCTTAAAAAAGGTTTGATTGAAGCTATCTCAGAGACGATGAAAAAGATAAAAGGGGCTTATTCTGTTTTATTGCTTTATGAAGATACCTTAGTTGCCTTTAGGGATCCATGGGGGTTTAGACCTCTTGCGTTGGGAATGCTCAACGGAGGGTATGTCGTAGCCTCTGAAACCTGTGCTTTTGACCTCATAGGGGCTCAATACCTAAGAGAGGTAGCTCCAGGGGAGATTTTGGTGATAACCCAAGAAGGACCTCAGTCTTATTTTCCTTTTAAAAAGGAAAAATTTCCTAAAAGTCATTGTGTATTTGAATTCATCTATTTTGCCAGGCCTGATAGTTATATCTTTGGTAAAATGGTTTATCCTGTGAGAAAGCAATTAGGTAAAAACCTTTATAAAGAATGTCCTTTAGAAGCGGATTTTGTGATGCCCTTTCCTGATTCAGGAACTTATGCAGCGATCGGATATTCTCAGGCAAGTGGAGTCCCGCTTGAGTTTGGGATGATAAGAAATCATTACATAGGAAGGACTTTTATCCAACCTTCTCAAAGACTTAGAGACCTTTCGGTAAGGATGAAGTTAAATCCAGTAAGAGAGCTTATTAAAAATAAAGAGGTCGTCGTAATAGACGACTCTTTAGTGAGAGGAACTACCAGTAAAAACCGGTTTAGAGGAATAAAAGAACTTGGACCTAAAAAAGTGCATTTTTTGCTTTCTTGTCCTCCGATAAGGTTTCCTTGCTTTTTTGGAATAGACTTTCCCTCGAGGTCAGAGCTTATCGCTGCTAAACATAGTGTAGAAGAGATAAGAAAGTTTTTAGACATCGATACACTTTACTATTTAAGTATAGAAGGATTGGTTGACGCCTTAGGTGATTTAAGAAACAAACTTTGCTTAGCCTGTTTTACCGGTGAATATCCGGTAGAGGTTGATTTTAATTTTAAAAAGGACATCGCTGAGGGCTAA
- a CDS encoding TldD/PmbA family protein, with protein sequence MLVSDHKFLKDSTKKWFKDALYGDFYVERVETLKIVVEPDRIDEINWGIEEGSALRKITSDFTNQVYFSNGILEETLKDEVFKKQASHKEEDISKILKTRLEYLEALKKRVWFTKEIKHYRLIFSEVKKDVWVMTSEGSFFSDRREYTKLGVIVVAEKDGRLERGYEVAGKSLIFEKAKDLEEFLLLPERASRLAITMLSARKVPAGIMPVVLAGEAGGTMIHEAVGHGLEADHAEEGLSVYAGKLGEKVASPLITVIDDPTIHGLYGSYNVDDEGVLAQQVVLIEKGILKSYLYDRLTALKHQKAPNGHGRRQDYRSVPIPRMANTYIAKGFNNPDEILKSIEKGLLVKKMGGGEVNPLTGDFVFEVREGYYIDKGEIAYPVKGATLVGNGPKVLEIIDMVGDDLHFEPGVCGKDGQGVPVSDGQPTLRVPELTVGGIIEE encoded by the coding sequence ATGTTAGTTTCTGACCATAAGTTTTTAAAAGATTCAACTAAGAAATGGTTTAAAGATGCTCTTTACGGAGATTTTTACGTAGAAAGAGTAGAGACGTTAAAAATAGTCGTTGAACCAGACAGAATAGATGAAATCAACTGGGGGATAGAGGAAGGGTCAGCTCTTAGAAAAATCACTTCAGACTTTACCAATCAGGTTTACTTTTCCAATGGGATTTTAGAAGAAACCTTAAAAGACGAAGTTTTTAAAAAACAGGCAAGCCATAAAGAGGAAGATATATCAAAGATTTTAAAGACCAGACTTGAGTACTTAGAAGCATTAAAAAAGAGGGTTTGGTTTACTAAAGAAATAAAACATTACCGTTTAATTTTTAGTGAGGTGAAAAAAGATGTCTGGGTGATGACTTCAGAGGGAAGTTTTTTTTCTGATAGAAGGGAATATACCAAATTAGGGGTCATCGTAGTAGCAGAAAAGGACGGAAGGCTTGAAAGGGGATATGAAGTAGCAGGAAAAAGCCTTATTTTTGAAAAGGCTAAAGACTTAGAAGAATTTTTACTCCTTCCTGAGCGGGCTTCAAGGTTAGCTATCACCATGCTTTCAGCAAGAAAGGTCCCTGCTGGGATTATGCCTGTAGTTTTAGCAGGGGAGGCAGGGGGCACGATGATCCACGAAGCGGTAGGCCATGGTCTTGAGGCAGACCATGCAGAGGAAGGTCTTTCTGTCTATGCGGGTAAGTTAGGGGAAAAGGTAGCAAGCCCTTTGATTACCGTGATAGATGACCCTACGATACATGGTCTTTATGGATCTTATAATGTTGATGACGAAGGGGTTTTAGCGCAGCAGGTAGTGTTGATAGAAAAAGGAATTTTAAAAAGCTATCTTTATGATAGATTAACTGCCTTGAAACACCAAAAAGCCCCTAATGGGCACGGAAGAAGACAAGATTATCGTTCTGTTCCTATACCCAGGATGGCAAACACTTATATAGCTAAAGGGTTTAATAACCCAGACGAAATTCTTAAAAGTATAGAGAAAGGACTTTTGGTTAAGAAAATGGGAGGAGGGGAGGTAAACCCATTAACCGGAGATTTTGTTTTTGAGGTAAGAGAAGGTTATTATATAGATAAAGGAGAAATAGCCTATCCGGTAAAAGGGGCTACTTTGGTGGGTAATGGCCCTAAAGTTTTAGAAATTATAGACATGGTAGGAGATGACCTGCATTTTGAACCTGGTGTTTGTGGAAAAGACGGCCAAGGGGTTCCTGTTTCAGACGGTCAACCAACTTTAAGGGTCCCTGAGTTAACCGTAGGAGGTATCATAGAGGAGTAA
- a CDS encoding carbohydrate kinase family protein → MDENLNDFLRFDFIGCGALNWDIFFELEDLQILKEKNIHASPGGEIALERKDFIEVLNFLEKRGNFLFEGGGGSAANTLYALSLWGFKGSFLGAVGKDPFGKKVLEEFSSVGLSLEYIIERGTTSLALIVLSPAKDRFILVSPGDAENYLPVLIEKNLPKGDYHFSSFASAPGRHFQVQLLTQINRISFDPGRIYVSLGWDDLLSWLKATKYLFITEEELGLLKKAPDSLLNLGIEKVFLKQGKNGAMVFTKDKVFKKPSLNVDKVVDNTGAGDYFNAGVLAGISLGFNEDKALELGIYAAGMSLRDYGRRGCLDKREFQNYVSLLKLTGKL, encoded by the coding sequence ATGGACGAAAATTTGAACGATTTTTTGAGGTTTGATTTTATAGGCTGTGGGGCCCTTAATTGGGATATTTTTTTTGAGTTAGAAGACTTGCAAATTTTAAAAGAAAAAAACATACATGCTTCCCCAGGAGGAGAAATAGCTTTAGAAAGGAAAGATTTTATAGAGGTACTAAATTTTTTAGAGAAAAGAGGAAATTTTTTGTTTGAAGGAGGGGGAGGTTCGGCAGCTAACACCCTTTATGCTCTTAGCCTTTGGGGTTTTAAAGGAAGTTTTTTAGGGGCTGTAGGAAAAGACCCTTTTGGTAAAAAAGTTTTAGAGGAGTTCTCATCAGTTGGCCTTTCTTTAGAATATATTATAGAAAGAGGAACTACCAGTTTGGCTTTGATAGTTCTAAGCCCTGCTAAAGACAGATTTATTCTCGTAAGTCCAGGAGATGCAGAAAATTATCTACCTGTTTTAATTGAAAAAAATTTGCCTAAAGGAGATTATCATTTTTCTTCTTTTGCTAGTGCCCCGGGACGACATTTTCAGGTCCAACTTCTTACTCAGATAAACCGGATTTCTTTTGACCCAGGTAGGATATATGTTTCCCTTGGTTGGGACGACCTTTTATCTTGGTTAAAAGCTACTAAATATCTTTTTATTACTGAAGAAGAGTTAGGTCTGTTAAAAAAGGCTCCTGATTCCCTTTTAAACTTAGGGATAGAAAAGGTGTTTTTAAAACAGGGTAAAAATGGTGCTATGGTGTTCACTAAAGATAAAGTTTTTAAAAAGCCTAGTTTAAACGTTGACAAGGTGGTTGACAACACAGGGGCAGGAGATTATTTCAACGCTGGGGTGCTTGCTGGTATATCCTTAGGATTTAATGAAGATAAGGCTTTAGAACTTGGGATTTACGCAGCGGGTATGAGTTTGAGGGATTACGGTAGGAGAGGTTGTTTAGATAAAAGGGAGTTTCAAAATTATGTAAGTTTGTTAAAATTAACAGGAAAACTTTAA
- the yihA gene encoding ribosome biogenesis GTP-binding protein YihA/YsxC — MFKNIEFIKSVFKLEDLPPPEFPEIAFLGRSNVGKSSLINAFLNRKKIARVSSTPGFTKALNFFRVDFRFYLVDLPGYGFAKVPPEVQKHWQRLIEGYLKAIRDFRCLILIFDIKRKPDEADIALIKFVNYLKKPYCVVLNKIDTLSPKEIELQTSLYQKTFKLSQETPFFLTSCKEKQGIDHLRKYLFACLGLKI; from the coding sequence ATGTTTAAAAACATAGAATTTATTAAAAGTGTTTTTAAATTAGAAGACCTCCCTCCTCCAGAATTTCCTGAGATTGCCTTTTTAGGTAGGTCTAACGTAGGAAAATCTTCTTTGATTAATGCCTTCTTAAACCGTAAAAAAATAGCCAGAGTATCCTCTACCCCTGGGTTTACCAAAGCCTTAAATTTCTTTAGGGTTGATTTTAGGTTTTACTTAGTAGACCTACCAGGATATGGGTTTGCTAAGGTTCCTCCTGAAGTTCAAAAACATTGGCAACGTTTGATCGAAGGTTATCTTAAAGCTATAAGAGATTTTAGGTGCCTTATCCTTATTTTTGACATAAAACGTAAACCTGATGAAGCAGACATTGCTTTGATAAAATTTGTCAACTACCTTAAAAAACCATATTGCGTCGTTTTAAATAAAATAGATACCCTATCTCCTAAAGAAATAGAACTTCAAACCTCTCTTTATCAAAAAACCTTCAAACTCTCTCAAGAAACCCCGTTCTTTCTTACTTCTTGTAAGGAAAAACAAGGTATAGATCACTTGCGAAAATATCTTTTTGCTTGTTTAGGTTTAAAAATATAA
- a CDS encoding DUF485 domain-containing protein, which produces MKDLLNSPKFQHLVSKKNQVAFWLTLIQLAVYYGFIYFLAFKKEVLAIKVTDVIPLGIPIGILVIIISWLLTGVYTFWANNVYDKLVEDVKKEIKES; this is translated from the coding sequence ATGAAGGATTTGCTAAATTCACCAAAATTTCAGCACCTGGTTTCCAAAAAGAACCAGGTAGCTTTTTGGCTAACCCTTATTCAATTAGCGGTTTACTACGGTTTTATTTATTTCTTAGCATTTAAAAAAGAGGTTTTAGCCATAAAAGTAACCGATGTAATCCCTTTAGGTATCCCTATAGGAATTTTAGTTATCATTATTTCTTGGTTATTAACAGGGGTTTACACTTTTTGGGCTAACAATGTATATGATAAGCTGGTGGAAGACGTTAAAAAAGAGATTAAAGAAAGTTAA
- the actP gene encoding cation/acetate symporter ActP, with protein sequence MQTTLGQPNAVSILFFFLFTLITLYITYWAAKRTKTTSEYYAAGRSITGFQNGLALAGDYMSAASFLGIAGLVALKGYDGLIYSIGFLVGWPIVMFLIAEQLRNLGKYTFADVVAYRLKQKPIRIAASFGALATVLLYLIAQMVGAGSLVKLLFGLPYEIAVILVGCIMLIYVLFGGMIATTWVQIIKACLLLSGATLLAILAMAKFGFNFNEFFGYIAQKYGEKRLLPGGLVANPWDALSLGIALMFGTAGLPHILMRFYTVPDAKEARKSVFYATGFIGYFYILTFIIGFGAAAIVGEDLIKTIEKGGNMAAPLLAEALGGTVFLGFIAAVAFATILAVVAGLTLAGAGALSHDLYTNVIKKGRATEEEQVRVAKFATLILGFLAIFLGIVFKGQNVAFMVGLAFAIAASANFPSLLLSIFWKRISTAGVVAGILTGVTLSVVLIILSPTVWVNIFKNPAPIFPWKNPALISMPASFIIAILVSLLTPEKEAQEKFEEEKVRTYLGVGIE encoded by the coding sequence ATGCAAACAACCTTGGGACAACCAAACGCGGTTTCTATTCTGTTTTTCTTTTTATTTACCTTAATTACCCTTTATATTACCTATTGGGCAGCCAAAAGAACTAAAACCACTTCTGAATACTATGCAGCAGGAAGAAGTATTACAGGGTTTCAAAACGGTCTTGCCTTAGCAGGAGACTACATGAGTGCTGCTTCTTTCTTGGGAATTGCTGGATTGGTAGCCTTAAAAGGATATGATGGGTTGATCTATTCTATTGGATTTTTGGTAGGTTGGCCTATAGTGATGTTTCTTATAGCAGAACAGTTGCGTAACCTTGGTAAGTATACCTTTGCCGATGTGGTAGCCTATAGGCTTAAACAAAAACCCATAAGGATTGCTGCTTCTTTTGGAGCTTTAGCTACGGTTCTTCTTTATCTTATAGCCCAGATGGTAGGAGCAGGTTCTCTTGTTAAACTTTTGTTTGGATTGCCTTATGAGATTGCGGTCATATTGGTAGGATGTATCATGCTAATCTATGTGCTTTTTGGGGGAATGATTGCTACTACTTGGGTTCAGATTATCAAGGCTTGTCTTTTGCTTAGCGGGGCTACTTTGCTTGCCATCTTAGCCATGGCTAAGTTTGGGTTTAACTTTAATGAATTTTTTGGTTATATTGCTCAAAAATACGGAGAAAAAAGACTTCTCCCTGGTGGGCTTGTAGCCAACCCTTGGGATGCTCTTTCTCTTGGAATAGCACTCATGTTTGGAACTGCAGGACTTCCTCACATACTCATGAGGTTTTACACCGTTCCTGACGCCAAAGAAGCCAGAAAATCTGTATTTTATGCCACAGGTTTTATCGGATACTTTTATATCCTTACGTTTATCATAGGGTTTGGTGCAGCAGCCATAGTAGGAGAAGACCTGATTAAAACCATAGAAAAAGGCGGAAATATGGCAGCTCCTCTTTTGGCTGAAGCTTTAGGAGGAACGGTGTTTTTAGGATTTATTGCTGCAGTGGCTTTTGCTACTATACTTGCGGTGGTTGCAGGTCTTACCCTTGCAGGCGCTGGAGCGCTTTCCCATGACCTTTACACCAACGTGATCAAAAAAGGCAGGGCTACTGAAGAAGAACAGGTAAGGGTAGCTAAATTTGCTACTCTTATCTTGGGATTTCTTGCTATCTTTCTTGGAATAGTGTTTAAAGGCCAAAACGTCGCCTTTATGGTTGGTCTTGCCTTTGCTATAGCTGCAAGCGCCAATTTTCCTTCTCTTTTGCTTTCTATCTTTTGGAAAAGGATTTCTACTGCCGGTGTGGTGGCTGGAATTTTAACCGGGGTTACTCTTTCGGTGGTGCTTATCATACTTAGCCCTACCGTTTGGGTAAATATTTTTAAAAACCCTGCCCCTATCTTTCCTTGGAAAAACCCTGCCCTTATCTCTATGCCGGCAAGTTTTATCATAGCTATCTTGGTTTCTCTTTTAACTCCAGAGAAAGAAGCTCAAGAGAAATTTGAAGAAGAAAAGGTTAGAACCTACCTTGGTGTTGGGATAGAATAA
- a CDS encoding putative nucleotidyltransferase substrate binding domain-containing protein, translating into MLDAERFLREVPPFRGLPPSILTELVEKLKVKVYPKNEIIYRGNEPAEHLFLVRKGYVVLEKEGNIIDQLQEGETFGYLPLITGQRLDHSARAVEDTVVFLFKKEDFLDLFQKYPVVQTFYTQKLAQKLAEALEQKKDQWGAFSSVPLAKLTIKPPIIIDGQDSVEKVIKELVEKNVTACLVKLEKGYGIITERDLLKKILYQGLDKKETKAKDIASHPLVCLEKEAPLSKAMLIMAQHRIRKIVVVDEGLPIGILEDTDIISLGSKNLITITKEIERTNSLEDLKKLYYHSFYSAIDFAIKEKDPELIGRYLAEIRDGIIKRGIDLTLEQIKYPEKPKIMVIGAHGRREASFRTTLKIFLIKNHPKDDLFEIGLLLAKNLKFLGIEIEEQYLTQPYWLKTLEEWKETYFRWIVYPDLKDIGKKANFFDLRLLNLSTEEENLFHQQILQKIQKSDRILPYLALDAVKLRPPLGFFKEFLVEKTGPFKGKINLFKSGVLPLVCVVRVLSLEQGIKNVNTFKRISQLEATGSIKSETAKDLKEAYRFLTTLRFKTQVENFKKHQEIHDYLDPAALEKGDLNLLKEVFKFIENLQKMLFEKYRLSYLS; encoded by the coding sequence ATGCTTGATGCAGAAAGATTTTTAAGAGAAGTGCCCCCTTTTAGGGGGCTTCCCCCTTCTATCTTAACTGAATTGGTAGAAAAACTAAAAGTAAAGGTCTACCCCAAAAACGAGATCATCTATAGAGGAAACGAACCAGCTGAACATCTCTTTTTAGTAAGAAAGGGATATGTAGTTTTAGAAAAAGAGGGGAATATCATAGACCAACTGCAAGAAGGAGAAACCTTTGGGTATCTTCCTCTGATAACTGGCCAACGTCTTGACCATTCAGCCCGTGCAGTAGAAGACACCGTGGTTTTTCTTTTTAAAAAAGAAGATTTTTTAGATCTCTTTCAGAAATACCCAGTAGTACAGACCTTTTATACCCAAAAGCTTGCTCAAAAACTTGCTGAAGCTTTAGAGCAAAAAAAAGACCAATGGGGAGCCTTTAGTTCTGTTCCCCTTGCTAAACTAACCATAAAACCTCCTATAATCATAGACGGGCAAGATTCAGTAGAAAAAGTAATTAAAGAATTGGTTGAGAAAAACGTTACTGCTTGTTTGGTAAAATTAGAAAAAGGATATGGAATTATTACTGAGAGAGACCTTCTAAAAAAAATTCTTTACCAAGGATTAGATAAAAAAGAAACCAAAGCTAAGGATATAGCCTCACATCCATTGGTTTGTTTAGAAAAAGAAGCTCCTTTGTCAAAAGCCATGCTTATTATGGCACAACATCGAATAAGAAAAATAGTAGTCGTTGACGAAGGCCTTCCTATAGGTATTTTAGAAGATACAGACATCATCTCTCTTGGTAGTAAAAACCTAATTACTATTACCAAAGAAATAGAAAGAACCAACTCTTTAGAAGACCTGAAAAAGCTTTATTATCACAGCTTTTATTCTGCCATAGACTTTGCGATAAAAGAAAAAGACCCTGAATTGATAGGAAGGTACCTTGCCGAGATAAGAGATGGAATTATTAAAAGGGGGATTGACCTTACCCTTGAACAAATAAAATATCCTGAAAAACCCAAGATTATGGTCATAGGAGCTCACGGAAGACGAGAGGCAAGTTTTAGAACCACGCTAAAGATTTTTCTAATAAAAAATCATCCTAAGGATGACCTTTTTGAAATAGGCCTTTTATTAGCTAAAAATCTGAAATTTTTAGGGATCGAGATAGAAGAGCAATATTTAACCCAACCCTATTGGTTAAAAACCTTAGAAGAATGGAAAGAAACATATTTCAGATGGATAGTATACCCAGACCTAAAAGATATAGGTAAAAAAGCCAACTTTTTTGACCTTCGTCTTCTAAACCTATCGACTGAGGAAGAAAACCTTTTTCACCAACAGATTTTACAAAAAATACAAAAAAGCGACAGGATCTTACCCTACTTAGCCTTAGACGCGGTAAAACTAAGACCTCCTTTGGGCTTTTTTAAAGAATTTTTAGTAGAAAAAACCGGACCTTTTAAAGGTAAAATAAATCTATTTAAATCAGGAGTTTTACCCTTGGTGTGTGTAGTAAGGGTTCTCAGCTTAGAACAAGGGATTAAAAATGTAAACACTTTTAAAAGAATCTCTCAGTTAGAAGCTACGGGAAGTATTAAGTCTGAAACAGCTAAAGACTTAAAAGAAGCATACCGATTCCTTACTACCTTGAGGTTTAAAACTCAAGTAGAAAACTTTAAAAAGCATCAAGAAATTCATGACTATTTAGACCCAGCAGCCCTGGAAAAAGGGGACCTAAATCTTTTAAAAGAGGTTTTTAAGTTTATAGAAAACTTACAAAAGATGCTTTTTGAGAAATACCGGTTAAGTTATCTCAGTTAA
- a CDS encoding exonuclease domain-containing protein yields MWQVLQTTLKATYQRLFSQKKTLSWEVDLNQKVKDTTFVVIDTETTGLDLKKDEVLSVGAYKIRDLTLSFSERLHLYLKTDLIKAEESIKIHGITPDKLKQGLEKKEALLKLLEFIKGSVLVGYFLEFDIEMLKKHFQKELNLKVSFYGLDVLDLYPQKSLDRIPKLIELLEAYNLPKTYFHSALEDSYMTALLFLKLVYSYQNKKLKKLPLKII; encoded by the coding sequence GTGTGGCAGGTGTTACAAACAACTTTAAAAGCTACCTATCAACGACTTTTCAGCCAAAAAAAAACTTTGAGTTGGGAGGTAGACCTTAACCAAAAGGTTAAAGATACCACCTTTGTGGTAATAGACACGGAAACTACAGGGCTTGATCTAAAAAAGGATGAAGTCCTCTCGGTTGGTGCTTATAAAATCCGTGATCTTACCCTTTCCTTTTCTGAGAGGCTACATCTCTATTTAAAAACCGACTTAATTAAGGCTGAAGAATCTATTAAGATACATGGGATTACCCCTGATAAACTCAAACAAGGACTTGAAAAAAAAGAAGCTCTCCTTAAACTTTTAGAATTTATAAAAGGTTCTGTTTTGGTAGGCTATTTTTTAGAGTTTGATATAGAAATGTTAAAGAAACATTTTCAAAAAGAACTAAACCTTAAAGTTTCTTTTTACGGGTTGGATGTTTTAGACCTTTATCCTCAAAAAAGCTTAGACAGGATTCCCAAGCTTATCGAACTATTAGAAGCATACAACCTTCCCAAGACTTATTTTCACTCAGCCCTTGAAGACTCCTACATGACCGCTTTGCTTTTTTTAAAATTAGTTTATTCTTACCAAAATAAAAAACTTAAAAAACTACCTTTAAAGATTATTTGA